In Nostoc edaphicum CCNP1411, the sequence CTTACTGCAACCACTTCCATACCCTAAAGATTATTTTGATGTAATTTATAGCAGTCATGTCCTAGAGCATTTCTCTAAGGAAACGGGAGAAATGTTAGTGAAAGAATGCTATAGAGTTTTAAAACCTCAAGGAATTTTACGTATAGTTGTTCCTGACTTAGAACGAACATGCCGTGAATATTTAAGAATTATCGATAGTATTGAAAATGAAGAATCAAGGAAACAATATGAATGGATTATTATTGAGTTAATTGACCAATTGGTTAGAACAGAACATGGCGGATTGATGAAAACTTATTGGCGACAAGTGCTTGAGAATAATGATGAATCATCTATCAACTATGTAGAAGCAAGAACAGGTGTAAATATCAAAGAAGAGGTAGCAACAAATAATACTGTTTCTTTGTTGGAAAAGGTTTTTAGTCTCAATCACAATAAACTCAGAAACAAATTTAAATATCTTTATATTGACATGGTAAAAAGGTTAATACCACGGTATGTCCGCAAGTCTATGATTGATGAAACCTCACTGGGTGAAAAACATAAGTGGATGTATGATAGCCATAGCATGAAAACGCTCTTTGAAAGAGTTGGTTTTTCGGATATTAAATTGTTAGATGCTCATACAAGTGATATTCCAAACTTTAGTAATGAAGTATTAGATATAAATGCTGATGGAACGGTATATCTACCAGGCTCGTTATATTGTGAGGGCATCAAACCAAACAAATAATATTGTTATCAAGCATGTTTTTTAAAGTTAAATAGTACTAATATGAACGTCTTGCTCCTTAGCACCCAGGATGTAGGTGGTGGTGCGGCTCGTGCTGCATATCGCTTGCACAAAGGGTTACAAAATATTGACTTACAATCACAAATGCTGGTGCAAGAAAAATCTACTGATGACAAAACAGTAATTGCACCTAATATCAGATTATTTCAAGGCATCGCCAAAGCAAAGTTGACATTTGAAACTTTGCCTTTAAAGCTTTATTCTCAAAAGCAAAATACTCCGTTTTTTATTCAATGGTTGCCAGATAGAGTAGTTTCTCAAGTGGCTCAGATTAATCCAGACATAATCAATTTGCATTGGATTAGCGCAGCTTTTATGCAAATAGAAACTCTTGCGAAACTAAAGCGCCCTTTGGTCTGGACAATTCATGATATGTGGGCATTTACTGGGGGATGTGGCTATGCTGGAGATTGCGATCGCTACCAAATATCCTGTGGAGCCTGTCCTCAACTAAACAGCAAAAAAGATTCGGACTTATCCCACTGGGTATGGCAACGTAAAGCCAAAGCTTTGAGAAATTTAAATATGACAATTGTTTCACCAGGTTCTTGGTTAGCCGAATGCGCCAAGTCTAGTTCTCTTTTTAAGAACTTGCGAATTGAAGTAATTCCGAATGGACTGGATACTCAAAAGTATAAACCTGTTCATCAAAGTTCAGCACGGGAATTACTCAATTTACCTCTAGATAAACAACTTATTCTATTTGGAGCATTAGATGCAACTAATGACCATAGAAAAGGCTTTCATTATCTGCAACCAGCACTACAAGAATTAAGCAAATCTGGCTGGAAAGATAAGTTGGAGATCGTTATCTTCGGTGCATCTCAACCCGAAAATTCACCTGAATTGGGTTTCAAAACACACTATTTGGGACACTTACACGATGATATATCTCTAGCAACTGTTTACTCAGCAGCTGATGTGATGCTTGTACCGTCTCTACAAGAATCTTTTGGACAGACAGCTTCAGAATCACTTGCTTGTGGTACTCCAGTTGTGGCATTTAATTCTACTGGCTTAAAAGATATTGTTGATCATCAGCAGAA encodes:
- a CDS encoding class I SAM-dependent methyltransferase, which encodes MKKLNFGCGHRFSSEWINIDFNSEHPDVIAHNLLQPLPYPKDYFDVIYSSHVLEHFSKETGEMLVKECYRVLKPQGILRIVVPDLERTCREYLRIIDSIENEESRKQYEWIIIELIDQLVRTEHGGLMKTYWRQVLENNDESSINYVEARTGVNIKEEVATNNTVSLLEKVFSLNHNKLRNKFKYLYIDMVKRLIPRYVRKSMIDETSLGEKHKWMYDSHSMKTLFERVGFSDIKLLDAHTSDIPNFSNEVLDINADGTVYLPGSLYCEGIKPNK
- a CDS encoding glycosyltransferase family 4 protein; this translates as MNVLLLSTQDVGGGAARAAYRLHKGLQNIDLQSQMLVQEKSTDDKTVIAPNIRLFQGIAKAKLTFETLPLKLYSQKQNTPFFIQWLPDRVVSQVAQINPDIINLHWISAAFMQIETLAKLKRPLVWTIHDMWAFTGGCGYAGDCDRYQISCGACPQLNSKKDSDLSHWVWQRKAKALRNLNMTIVSPGSWLAECAKSSSLFKNLRIEVIPNGLDTQKYKPVHQSSARELLNLPLDKQLILFGALDATNDHRKGFHYLQPALQELSKSGWKDKLEIVIFGASQPENSPELGFKTHYLGHLHDDISLATVYSAADVMLVPSLQESFGQTASESLACGTPVVAFNSTGLKDIVDHQQNGYLAKPYEVEDFGKGITWVLENEQRLQKLSFYAREKVEQEFTLELQARRYSALFQEILMIAKKSSFSN